One segment of Porticoccus hydrocarbonoclasticus MCTG13d DNA contains the following:
- a CDS encoding GreA/GreB family elongation factor: protein MNIKYLSDIRNFIGKLIDPVERNKTFYPLTLSPVEIANVIDKLEGIYDSPPNTPRDGNIIAIESSINLIDMLDGSKTTITVVLPGDSDPSQGKISVLSPLGSALLGKKHGETITFFVGNRMNRFQILAVA, encoded by the coding sequence ATGAATATTAAGTACTTGTCAGACATCCGTAATTTTATCGGAAAACTGATAGACCCAGTGGAGAGGAATAAAACATTCTACCCCTTGACGCTAAGTCCGGTTGAAATTGCCAACGTGATTGATAAATTGGAGGGCATCTATGACTCACCTCCCAACACACCCCGCGATGGCAACATCATCGCAATAGAATCAAGCATCAACCTCATCGATATGCTCGATGGCAGTAAAACGACTATCACCGTTGTGCTGCCTGGTGATAGCGATCCATCGCAAGGAAAAATCTCCGTTCTTTCCCCTTTGGGCTCTGCCCTACTAGGTAAAAAACACGGCGAAACCATAACCTTCTTCGTCGGAAACCGTATGAATCGTTTTCAAATTTTGGCTGTAGCGTAA
- the rnr gene encoding ribonuclease R has translation MNKDPFADREAAKYDKPVPSREFILDFLENSVGPLTYEELLDAFGLSDEDGKEALRRRLIAMERDGQAVRNRRNAYGPLNKMNLIKGRVIGHPEGFGFVKPAEGGDDLFLSSRQMRRVMDGDEVLVRVAGVDRRGRSEGSIVEVVEHRTSTLVGRYFVESGIHFVRPDNPRVSQDIMIPPDQRSDIEPGQIVVVEITTHPSRHNLPAGRVIQVLGEHLAPGMEIDISIHNYGIPNQWPQAVIDQAEAIPAEVREEDKQFRVDLRHLPFVTIDGEDARDFDDAVYCEPLSRGGWRLYVAIADVSHYVAVGSPLDEEAYLRGNSVYFPQHVVPMLPEKLSNGLCSLNPQVDRLTMVCEMTMDADGQITKFQFYEGVIYSHSRLTYTQVAAMIAQHGDQNSGIRKQFNAVVEHVDHLYDLFLALLGRREIRGAIDFDSQETRILFDAERKIQQIIPSERTEAHRLIEECMLCANVCTATLLEKSKLPALYRVHQRPRQEKLANLREFLGEIGLGLPGGDEPSPKDFQQVLLKIAGRPDAGVIQTVILRTMNQAVYDPENDGHFGLNYSAYAHFTSPIRRYPDLLVHRALRYLIRKKGKVSHTRQVEGAPVLNAQSIYPYDEQWMINSGEHCSMTERRADEATRDVVNWLKCEYLLSRVGDEYEGVVVSVTGFGLFVQLTELFIEGLVHITGLPKDYYYHEAAHHRLVGERTKRVFRLGDKLRVRVSRVALDERKIDFDLVEEGKKGRKATSAGPKAAALAAEHEQSARKRGKTGKSRSGKSATKTDKTGKQQKPRRRKAPAAKR, from the coding sequence GTGAACAAAGATCCCTTTGCTGACCGTGAAGCGGCTAAATACGACAAGCCGGTGCCCAGCCGGGAGTTTATTCTCGATTTCCTCGAAAACAGTGTTGGGCCTCTGACCTATGAAGAGCTTCTCGATGCATTTGGCCTGAGCGATGAGGATGGCAAGGAGGCGCTGCGCCGCCGTTTGATCGCCATGGAGCGGGATGGTCAGGCCGTTCGCAATCGCCGCAACGCCTATGGCCCGTTGAACAAGATGAATCTCATCAAGGGCCGTGTTATTGGTCACCCGGAGGGGTTTGGCTTTGTTAAACCCGCCGAGGGCGGTGACGATCTGTTTCTATCTAGCCGCCAGATGCGCCGTGTCATGGATGGTGATGAGGTGCTGGTGCGTGTGGCGGGGGTGGATCGCCGGGGCCGCTCGGAAGGGTCCATCGTCGAGGTGGTAGAGCACCGTACCAGTACACTGGTGGGTCGTTATTTTGTGGAGAGCGGTATCCATTTTGTTCGCCCGGACAACCCCCGTGTCTCCCAAGACATCATGATTCCCCCCGACCAACGCAGCGATATTGAGCCAGGCCAGATTGTGGTGGTGGAAATCACGACCCATCCGAGCCGCCACAATCTGCCAGCCGGGCGGGTTATTCAGGTGCTGGGTGAGCATCTGGCGCCCGGGATGGAGATTGATATTTCCATTCATAATTACGGTATTCCCAATCAATGGCCGCAAGCAGTGATCGATCAGGCCGAGGCCATCCCGGCTGAGGTCCGGGAAGAGGACAAACAGTTCCGGGTGGATTTGCGCCACCTGCCCTTTGTCACGATCGACGGCGAGGATGCCAGGGACTTTGATGATGCCGTGTACTGCGAACCGCTCAGTCGCGGCGGCTGGCGGCTCTATGTGGCGATTGCCGATGTCTCACATTATGTGGCTGTGGGCAGCCCGCTGGACGAGGAGGCCTACTTGCGGGGCAATTCCGTGTATTTTCCCCAGCATGTGGTACCGATGTTACCGGAAAAGCTCTCCAACGGCCTCTGTTCACTGAATCCCCAGGTGGATCGACTCACCATGGTTTGTGAAATGACCATGGATGCCGACGGTCAGATCACTAAATTCCAGTTTTATGAAGGGGTCATTTATTCCCACAGCCGGCTGACCTATACCCAGGTTGCTGCCATGATTGCCCAGCACGGCGACCAGAATAGTGGTATTCGCAAGCAGTTTAACGCAGTGGTGGAGCACGTTGATCACCTCTATGACCTGTTTCTCGCTCTGTTGGGTCGTCGGGAGATCCGTGGCGCTATCGACTTTGATAGTCAGGAAACCCGCATTCTGTTTGATGCCGAGCGCAAAATTCAGCAGATCATCCCCTCTGAGCGCACCGAGGCACACCGGCTGATTGAGGAGTGTATGCTCTGTGCCAACGTCTGCACGGCGACACTGCTTGAGAAAAGCAAACTGCCGGCACTTTACCGGGTTCACCAGCGGCCCCGGCAAGAGAAGCTGGCTAACCTCCGTGAGTTTCTGGGTGAGATCGGCCTCGGTTTACCGGGTGGTGACGAGCCTTCGCCAAAGGATTTCCAGCAGGTACTGTTAAAAATTGCCGGTCGCCCCGATGCCGGCGTGATTCAGACAGTTATTCTGCGCACTATGAATCAGGCCGTTTATGATCCCGAGAATGACGGTCACTTCGGTTTGAATTATTCTGCTTATGCCCACTTTACCTCCCCAATCCGGCGCTATCCCGACCTGCTGGTGCATCGGGCGCTTCGCTATCTCATTCGCAAAAAAGGTAAAGTGAGCCACACCAGGCAAGTGGAAGGGGCTCCTGTCCTGAATGCTCAATCGATTTATCCCTATGATGAGCAGTGGATGATCAACAGCGGTGAACACTGCTCCATGACGGAGCGTCGCGCCGATGAAGCGACCCGCGATGTGGTGAATTGGCTGAAGTGCGAATACCTGTTGTCCAGGGTCGGTGATGAATACGAAGGCGTTGTGGTTTCGGTGACCGGTTTCGGTTTGTTTGTACAGCTGACCGAGCTGTTTATTGAAGGCCTTGTTCATATCACCGGGTTGCCAAAGGATTACTACTACCACGAAGCCGCCCACCACCGCCTGGTGGGGGAGCGAACCAAGCGGGTGTTCCGGCTGGGTGACAAATTGCGGGTCAGGGTCAGTCGGGTGGCACTGGATGAACGCAAGATCGATTTTGATCTGGTGGAAGAAGGTAAAAAAGGCAGGAAAGCGACCTCCGCAGGCCCTAAAGCTGCAGCGCTGGCAGCAGAACACGAACAGTCCGCAAGAAAGCGCGGAAAAACCGGGAAATCCAGGTCGGGCAAGTCCGCTACAAAAACGGATAAAACCGGTAAGCAGCAGAAACCCCGGCGACGCAAGGCACCAGCTGCAAAACGCTGA
- the rlmB gene encoding 23S rRNA (guanosine(2251)-2'-O)-methyltransferase RlmB: protein MTDKLADHAKGQGQWIFGLHAVQAVLKTSANKVRQLKVLRGREDQRLQKILAMAERQGLSVERVMRSDLDDLADGSHQGVAALCDDAEVQDEHFLYELLDQSEETPFLLILDGITDPHNLGACLRSADAAGVQAVIVPKDNSVGLTPVVQKVASGAAENVPLVVVTNLARTLRKLQARGLWIIGAAGEAEQLVYNTDLKGPVALVMGAEEKGLRRLTREYCDLLVKLPMAGVVSSLNVSVATGICLFEAVRQRR, encoded by the coding sequence ATGACAGATAAGCTGGCGGACCATGCCAAGGGGCAGGGTCAGTGGATCTTTGGATTACATGCGGTCCAGGCCGTGTTGAAAACCTCTGCCAACAAGGTGCGGCAGTTAAAAGTGTTGCGCGGCCGCGAAGACCAGCGCCTGCAAAAAATACTGGCCATGGCCGAGCGCCAGGGACTCAGTGTGGAGCGGGTGATGCGCTCGGATCTGGATGACCTGGCAGACGGCTCGCATCAGGGTGTTGCAGCACTCTGTGATGATGCTGAAGTTCAGGATGAACATTTCCTCTATGAACTACTTGATCAGTCAGAGGAAACGCCTTTCTTGCTGATTCTGGACGGTATCACCGATCCCCACAATCTGGGTGCCTGTCTCCGTTCTGCTGATGCCGCTGGGGTTCAGGCTGTGATCGTGCCAAAGGACAACTCGGTGGGCCTCACCCCGGTTGTGCAAAAAGTCGCCTCCGGTGCCGCTGAAAACGTGCCACTGGTGGTAGTGACCAACCTGGCACGGACCCTGAGGAAGTTGCAGGCGAGGGGATTGTGGATTATCGGTGCGGCGGGAGAAGCCGAACAGCTGGTTTACAATACTGACCTGAAAGGGCCTGTCGCGTTGGTCATGGGTGCCGAGGAAAAAGGCCTGCGACGACTGACCCGGGAATATTGCGACCTGTTGGTAAAACTGCCCATGGCGGGTGTGGTCAGCAGTCTGAATGTGTCTGTTGCGACGGGCATTTGCCTGTTTGAGGCCGTCAGGCAACGCCGATGA
- a CDS encoding DUF3012 domain-containing protein: protein MKTIGLLAIVLFTLSSVGCTKVGSEAWCTKMKDTPKGDWTANEAADFAKHCIIK, encoded by the coding sequence ATGAAAACGATAGGCCTGTTAGCCATTGTACTGTTTACACTGTCCAGTGTTGGCTGCACCAAGGTGGGTAGTGAAGCCTGGTGTACCAAAATGAAAGATACGCCCAAAGGTGACTGGACGGCCAACGAAGCCGCCGACTTCGCAAAACACTGTATTATCAAATAA
- the rpsF gene encoding 30S ribosomal protein S6 produces the protein MRHYEIVFMVHPDQSEQVPGMIERYNSTIAAGNGTVHRLEDWGRRQLAYPINKIHKAHYVLMNIECGQDVLDELSSAFRYNDAVIRSAIFSCNEAVTGDSPIMKAEKSDHRSDRRDTRTEEAASDSQRTDEGQRSPSADSSDNDDDTSFVDDADDAPSEEVVEEEK, from the coding sequence ATGCGTCACTACGAAATCGTATTTATGGTTCACCCGGACCAGAGCGAACAGGTTCCCGGGATGATCGAGCGTTACAACAGCACCATTGCCGCCGGCAACGGAACGGTACATCGACTCGAGGACTGGGGCCGCCGCCAACTGGCCTATCCAATAAACAAGATCCACAAAGCTCACTATGTCCTGATGAATATTGAATGTGGTCAGGATGTTCTGGATGAGCTGAGTTCTGCATTCCGTTACAACGATGCTGTTATCCGCAGCGCAATCTTCAGCTGCAATGAAGCTGTGACGGGTGACTCGCCGATCATGAAAGCGGAGAAGTCAGATCACCGCAGCGATCGTCGCGATACCCGTACCGAAGAAGCGGCATCTGACAGTCAGCGCACTGATGAGGGACAACGTTCCCCATCCGCTGATAGTTCAGACAACGATGATGACACGTCTTTTGTCGATGATGCAGACGATGCGCCGTCAGAAGAAGTAGTGGAAGAGGAGAAGTAA
- the rpsR gene encoding 30S ribosomal protein S18, giving the protein MARFNRRRKFCRFSAEGAPEIDYKDLETLKQYVSETGKIVPSRITGTKAKYQRQLSTAIKRARLLALLPYTDSHQ; this is encoded by the coding sequence ATGGCCCGTTTCAATCGTCGTCGTAAATTCTGCCGTTTCAGTGCCGAAGGTGCTCCAGAAATCGATTATAAAGATCTGGAAACACTGAAGCAGTATGTCTCTGAAACTGGAAAAATTGTGCCTAGTCGTATTACCGGTACCAAGGCCAAGTATCAGCGTCAGCTGTCCACTGCTATCAAGCGCGCGCGCTTACTGGCATTACTGCCTTACACGGACAGCCACCAGTAA
- the rplI gene encoding 50S ribosomal protein L9 has protein sequence MEVILLEKVGKLGSIGDKVNVKAGYGRNYLIPKNKAVFATSANMAEFEAKRAELEAAALEQRTAAEARGQQLAALPAIVIAANSGDEGKLFGSIGTRDIADAVTAAGVEVSKSEVKLPEGALREIGEYEIDIQLHAEVTQPIKLSVVAE, from the coding sequence ATGGAAGTGATTCTTCTGGAAAAAGTCGGCAAGCTTGGCAGCATTGGTGACAAAGTAAATGTTAAGGCCGGTTATGGCCGCAACTATCTTATTCCAAAAAATAAAGCCGTGTTTGCCACTAGCGCCAATATGGCAGAGTTCGAGGCCAAGCGTGCCGAGCTGGAAGCTGCCGCGCTGGAACAGCGCACGGCTGCTGAAGCCCGTGGCCAACAACTGGCTGCATTGCCAGCCATTGTTATTGCCGCCAATTCAGGTGATGAAGGCAAATTGTTTGGCTCCATCGGTACGCGCGACATTGCGGATGCAGTGACTGCCGCCGGTGTCGAGGTGAGCAAAAGCGAAGTGAAGCTGCCTGAAGGGGCCCTGCGTGAAATTGGTGAATATGAAATTGATATTCAACTGCATGCTGAGGTAACCCAGCCGATTAAATTGTCTGTTGTCGCTGAGTAA
- the dnaB gene encoding replicative DNA helicase gives MGQMVEDREALEQQLPHSIEAEQAVLGGLMLSNSGFDAVASLISDKDFFASDHQLIFQTMRQLNAEQKPLDIITLSEALQNNRQLDQIGGSSYLVELSNNTPSSANINAYAQIVLERSIIRQLITAASDIVKKGYNPLGWDSNKLLAEAEKRLVAIIESRPNQGGFLSVNELLKEVVERIDQLFNSDADITGLSTGFADLDEKTSGWQPSDLVIVAGRPSMGKTSFAMNMAEHAVLHQEKPVLVFSMEMPASQLIMRMMSSLGKIDQTKLRAGNLSEDDWPRLSSAASRLKDRPLFIDDTPGITPMELRNRVRQVTREHGQPGMILVDYLQLMSGSIATENRTNEISQISRELKNIAREFNCPVIALSQLSRNLENRPNKRPINSDLRESGAIEQDADVVVFIYRDEVYNEESPDKGVAEIIIGKQRNGPIGTCKLTFLGKYTRFENLARDYFAQD, from the coding sequence ATGGGTCAGATGGTTGAAGACAGAGAAGCACTGGAGCAACAGCTGCCGCATTCAATTGAAGCGGAACAGGCGGTTCTTGGTGGCCTGATGCTCAGCAATAGTGGCTTTGATGCCGTTGCTTCTCTGATATCCGACAAAGACTTTTTTGCCAGCGATCACCAACTGATTTTTCAGACCATGCGACAGCTCAATGCCGAGCAGAAGCCGCTGGATATCATTACTCTCTCCGAAGCCCTGCAGAATAACCGACAGCTGGATCAGATAGGCGGTTCCTCCTATCTGGTTGAGTTGTCGAACAATACCCCCAGTTCTGCAAATATCAATGCTTACGCACAAATCGTGCTGGAGCGCTCCATTATCCGGCAGCTGATTACTGCTGCCAGTGATATCGTCAAAAAAGGCTACAACCCGCTGGGTTGGGACAGCAACAAGCTGCTGGCCGAGGCAGAAAAAAGACTGGTTGCGATTATCGAAAGTCGGCCCAACCAGGGCGGATTTTTATCGGTTAATGAGCTGCTCAAAGAAGTGGTTGAACGTATTGACCAGCTTTTCAACAGCGATGCTGACATTACCGGGTTGAGCACCGGGTTTGCCGATCTTGATGAGAAAACATCGGGCTGGCAGCCATCGGATTTGGTGATTGTTGCAGGTCGACCTTCAATGGGTAAGACTTCGTTTGCCATGAACATGGCAGAGCACGCGGTGTTGCATCAGGAAAAGCCGGTGCTGGTCTTTAGCATGGAGATGCCAGCCAGCCAGCTGATTATGCGAATGATGTCCTCCCTCGGCAAGATTGATCAAACAAAATTGCGGGCCGGTAACCTGTCAGAAGATGATTGGCCACGATTATCCAGTGCGGCCTCCCGCCTGAAGGATCGACCGCTGTTCATCGACGACACACCGGGTATCACTCCCATGGAGCTGCGTAATCGGGTCAGACAGGTGACCCGTGAACACGGTCAGCCCGGCATGATATTGGTGGATTATCTGCAGTTGATGAGTGGTAGTATCGCCACCGAAAATCGGACCAATGAGATCTCGCAGATATCCCGGGAACTGAAAAATATTGCCCGGGAATTCAACTGTCCGGTGATTGCCCTGTCCCAGCTCAGCCGTAACCTTGAGAACCGCCCCAACAAGCGCCCGATCAATTCGGACCTGCGTGAATCCGGTGCCATTGAGCAGGATGCCGATGTGGTCGTCTTTATCTACCGCGACGAAGTCTACAATGAAGAGAGTCCCGACAAGGGCGTGGCTGAAATCATCATTGGCAAGCAGAGGAATGGCCCTATAGGCACCTGTAAACTGACCTTTCTTGGCAAATACACCCGCTTTGAAAATCTTGCCAGAGATTATTTTGCTCAGGACTGA
- the panC gene encoding pantoate--beta-alanine ligase, which translates to MQIFHTVNGLRQSLVAARSTGKRIGFVPTMGNLHDAHIALIKQAQQTNDVVVCSIFVNGLQFGLNEDWDKYPRTLEADSGRLRDAGCDFLFHPNDQEMYPNGLDTQTRVICPTMTDVLCGASRPGHFEGVTTVVTKLFNIVQPDEAVFGMKDFQQLAVIRRMTEDLCVPVVITGAPIHREPDGLAMSSRNSFLTPEERPKANQLYLSLNWIVSQINAGNRDYKTLEKQASEQIEDVGFRADYISVCNSKTLQMAADDDRDITVLGAMYTSGARLIDNISLN; encoded by the coding sequence ATGCAGATTTTTCATACGGTAAATGGCCTTCGCCAGTCACTGGTAGCGGCGAGGAGCACAGGAAAGCGAATCGGCTTTGTACCGACTATGGGGAATTTGCATGATGCACATATTGCATTGATCAAACAGGCACAGCAGACCAATGATGTTGTGGTCTGTTCCATCTTCGTCAACGGGCTGCAGTTCGGTCTCAACGAGGATTGGGATAAATACCCCCGTACGCTTGAAGCTGACTCTGGTCGTTTGCGCGACGCCGGTTGTGATTTTCTATTTCATCCCAATGATCAGGAAATGTATCCCAATGGACTTGATACTCAAACCCGGGTGATTTGTCCGACCATGACAGATGTTCTCTGTGGTGCCAGTCGTCCGGGGCACTTTGAGGGCGTCACCACCGTGGTGACCAAGCTGTTCAACATCGTACAACCGGATGAGGCCGTTTTCGGGATGAAGGATTTCCAGCAGCTGGCCGTGATCCGTCGTATGACAGAAGATCTCTGTGTCCCTGTTGTGATTACCGGGGCACCGATTCACCGTGAACCGGATGGCCTGGCAATGAGCTCCCGGAACAGTTTTTTGACGCCTGAGGAGCGGCCCAAAGCCAATCAGCTGTATCTCAGCCTCAACTGGATTGTGAGCCAGATAAACGCGGGTAATCGCGATTACAAGACTCTTGAAAAACAGGCCAGCGAACAGATTGAGGACGTTGGTTTCAGAGCTGACTACATCAGTGTCTGCAATAGCAAGACACTGCAAATGGCGGCAGATGACGATCGGGACATTACTGTTCTTGGCGCCATGTACACGTCCGGCGCCCGCTTAATTGATAATATTTCCCTGAACTAG
- the panD gene encoding aspartate 1-decarboxylase produces the protein MLNTMLKGKLHMASVTHAELWYDGSCAIDANLLEMAGLREFEQIDIYNVNNGERFTTYIICAEHGSGIISVNGAAARKCQVGDRLIIATYAQYTEEELIRHKPKLVYLDECNKIVRASNTIPVQVA, from the coding sequence ATGCTGAACACCATGCTTAAAGGCAAACTTCATATGGCCAGCGTTACCCATGCGGAGCTCTGGTACGACGGTTCTTGTGCTATTGATGCCAACCTGCTGGAGATGGCGGGGCTGAGAGAGTTTGAACAGATCGATATCTACAATGTGAACAACGGTGAACGGTTCACTACCTACATTATTTGTGCAGAACATGGCTCCGGTATTATTTCTGTGAATGGTGCCGCAGCTCGCAAGTGTCAGGTCGGTGATCGTTTGATTATCGCCACCTATGCCCAATATACCGAAGAAGAGTTGATTCGGCACAAGCCTAAACTGGTTTATCTGGACGAATGCAACAAAATTGTTCGGGCGTCAAATACTATTCCGGTCCAGGTTGCCTGA
- a CDS encoding GGDEF domain-containing protein, whose protein sequence is MEKVIPINTSQNAVKSAADRPPKNQLSNQLISDKNQLRLHQKLQGSLDLGSLINHFFVWLSEQQPLGSVEYVYPDEDISLLSGSLRVHQAHYTLRLQKRYLGELAISSQKRFSEQDLFVHEQSIGCLAHYLKNALDFRAMEKMAFYDALTGVMNRKSLDELLPKETKRAERHGYDLSVMMIDIDNFKIINDQVGHIGGDQILKHASKAIRQVLRISDLPFRFGGDEFVLILPNTDLVGARSAAKQIMSSLGNTAVEINNHSITPRVSIGLASYRHGEHHEELIRRSDQALYDAKKNGRNCIC, encoded by the coding sequence ATGGAAAAAGTAATACCGATAAACACCTCGCAAAACGCAGTGAAATCTGCGGCGGATCGCCCGCCCAAAAACCAACTATCTAATCAATTGATCTCCGACAAAAACCAGTTGAGGCTTCACCAAAAGCTTCAGGGTTCACTTGATCTCGGCTCCCTGATCAATCACTTTTTCGTTTGGTTAAGTGAGCAACAACCCTTGGGTAGCGTTGAATACGTTTATCCTGATGAGGATATCTCTCTTTTATCGGGGTCACTGCGGGTTCACCAAGCCCACTACACTTTGCGACTACAAAAACGTTATCTGGGGGAATTGGCCATCAGTAGCCAAAAACGCTTCTCTGAACAGGATCTGTTTGTTCATGAACAAAGTATTGGTTGCCTTGCTCACTATCTGAAAAATGCCCTCGATTTCCGGGCAATGGAAAAAATGGCCTTCTATGATGCATTGACTGGTGTCATGAACAGAAAATCACTTGACGAACTACTACCCAAAGAAACCAAACGAGCCGAGCGGCATGGTTACGACCTGTCAGTCATGATGATTGATATTGATAATTTCAAAATAATCAACGATCAGGTCGGTCATATCGGCGGCGACCAGATATTAAAACACGCATCAAAGGCCATCAGGCAGGTACTGCGTATTTCGGATCTCCCCTTTCGTTTTGGGGGAGATGAATTTGTGCTGATATTACCTAACACAGACCTTGTTGGTGCCCGCAGTGCCGCAAAACAGATCATGTCATCCCTAGGCAACACGGCTGTTGAAATAAACAACCACAGCATTACGCCGAGAGTCAGTATTGGTTTGGCCTCATATCGTCATGGAGAGCATCACGAAGAGCTCATAAGACGATCTGATCAGGCACTATACGATGCAAAAAAGAACGGCCGGAATTGCATTTGTTGA
- a CDS encoding flagellar brake protein, translating into MTDTVFSADSITALLKNFKQARLPLQVGFGKKNVTHTSYLVSMADNWLHIDQLIPREGNKQLKPGDDLTIRVSHGGTLYQFKSRHLSPTIEEDGFPCHKIAFPQQLDFSEQRTSFRVPIRRDQAPSVNILTHDGQRLCAQLENISDNGLCIRLHVPQTISDTQLVHCEINFTDFEPLSLDAQVRHNKAAPQVPASRIGMEFSSLSSLTRKQLSQWLMKLQRHHIRTGLPA; encoded by the coding sequence ATGACTGACACCGTTTTTTCAGCGGATTCAATTACCGCTCTGCTGAAAAATTTTAAGCAGGCCCGGCTGCCACTACAGGTGGGATTCGGCAAAAAGAATGTTACTCACACCTCCTATCTGGTCAGCATGGCAGACAACTGGTTGCATATAGACCAGCTGATCCCCAGGGAAGGCAACAAACAACTCAAACCTGGCGACGACCTGACGATACGGGTGAGCCATGGCGGCACCCTTTACCAATTCAAATCCAGACATCTGTCCCCGACCATTGAGGAAGACGGCTTTCCCTGTCACAAGATCGCCTTCCCCCAACAGCTTGATTTTTCAGAGCAACGCACCAGCTTCAGGGTGCCGATACGAAGGGACCAGGCACCCTCGGTTAACATATTGACCCACGACGGACAAAGGCTTTGTGCGCAGCTCGAAAACATTTCAGATAACGGTCTCTGCATCAGATTGCATGTGCCTCAAACGATCAGCGATACACAACTCGTTCATTGCGAAATCAACTTTACTGACTTCGAACCCTTATCACTCGACGCTCAGGTCAGGCACAATAAAGCCGCCCCGCAGGTACCAGCCAGCAGAATTGGTATGGAGTTCAGCTCACTATCCAGTTTGACTCGCAAACAACTCAGCCAATGGTTGATGAAATTGCAGCGGCATCATATCCGCACTGGTCTGCCGGCCTGA
- a CDS encoding flagella synthesis protein FlgN, with product MDHEPEKNFANLLVSELNQLSLLLDVLTRETEALLSTDISEIEALTGEKNRLLDSQRHATHAREQFMQKMTGSKGREGMEKLASDSINPKPLMATINDLNDLATRCQEINRHNGKLILKQQRYATSALNILRQENTTPTYSNQGDKVSATSTRSFGKA from the coding sequence ATGGATCACGAGCCGGAAAAGAATTTCGCCAACTTGCTGGTTTCAGAGCTAAACCAATTGTCTTTATTGCTTGATGTTCTGACAAGAGAAACCGAAGCGCTCCTCTCAACCGATATTAGTGAGATCGAGGCTCTTACCGGGGAGAAAAACCGGTTGTTGGACTCCCAGCGCCATGCAACCCATGCCCGGGAACAATTCATGCAGAAAATGACTGGAAGCAAGGGCCGGGAGGGTATGGAAAAATTGGCCTCGGATAGCATCAACCCAAAACCCTTAATGGCCACCATTAACGATCTAAACGACCTGGCAACACGCTGCCAGGAGATAAACCGCCACAACGGCAAGCTCATTCTAAAACAACAGCGTTATGCCACCAGCGCACTCAACATTCTGCGTCAGGAAAATACCACACCCACCTACTCCAACCAGGGGGATAAGGTTTCGGCCACCAGCACACGCTCATTCGGAAAAGCCTGA
- the flgM gene encoding flagellar biosynthesis anti-sigma factor FlgM produces MNIKPTRADLNQGSQRAGSTSEKSRTDSRDGASSTGQNDSVTLTSAATEMLKLEASLSQIPDIDSQQVNAIKTAIADGQYQIDTDKIVKKLLQTERDLL; encoded by the coding sequence ATGAACATCAAACCCACCAGAGCTGACCTGAACCAGGGTTCGCAGCGAGCTGGCAGCACATCCGAAAAATCACGCACCGATTCCCGGGACGGCGCATCGTCCACAGGGCAAAACGATAGCGTCACACTGACCTCTGCAGCAACGGAAATGCTAAAGCTGGAAGCAAGCCTGTCCCAAATCCCTGACATTGACAGCCAGCAGGTCAATGCGATTAAAACGGCGATAGCCGATGGCCAGTATCAGATTGATACTGACAAAATTGTCAAAAAGCTGCTGCAAACCGAGCGGGACCTTTTATAA